The segment AAGAGCATGCAAAAGAGGCTCTTAAGAGGCTTCAGAAAAAGAGCGTATAGGCTTTACCAGTTTTCTGCGAGAAGCTCAAAATACTCTTTTTTGTGGTTGCATGCAGGACAGACCTCAGGTGCTTCCTCTCCTTCATGCAGATAGCCACAGTTGAGGCATCTCCATGTTACGCTTTTGTCCTTCTTAAAAACCTTTCCGCCTTTTATATTTGCAAGAAGCCCTAAATAGCGCTTTTCATGCTGTTTTTCAGATACTGCTATGGCTAAAAATATCTTTGCTATGTCTTCAAAGCCCTCCTCTTGAGCAGTCTTTGCAAAAGATGGATACATCTCAGCCCATTCATAGTGTTCGCCTCCTGCAGCCTCTCTAAGGTTTTCCTCTGTTGTGCCTATAACTCCTGCTGGGTAAGAAGCCTGAATCTCTACCATGCCACCTTCAAGAAGCTTGAAAAGCCTTTTTGCATGCTCTTTTTCATGATTTGCAGCCTCCTCAAATATCTGGGCTATCTGCACAAAACCCTCTTGTCTTGCCTTACTTGAAAAATATGTGTAGCGATTCCTTGCCTGAGACTCTCCTGCAAAGGCAGTAAGAATATTCTTTTCGGTCTTTGTTCCTTTAAGTTTCGTTTTTCCCTCCTTAATAATCTTTTAATAAAAAATTATATAGCACCCCAGAGGGTAAAGTCAACTTAAAAAAGTCTGAGTATATCCTCTTGACAAAAAGGGTTTAAGCCTTATATAATTGAGATTGAGACTAAGTCTCAATAAAAAAATTCTATTCTCCAGAAGGTTTTGAATATGCACGAACACAGACACAGACATAGCCAGAAGTCAGAAGGGCTTAAGAGGATTGCCCTTGTAGGAAACCCAAATGTCGGAAAAAGCGTCATATTTGGGCTTCTTACAGGTAAGTATGCGACTGTTTCGAACTATCCCGGAACTACTGTGGAGGTCTCTTATGGAAACATGAGTGCGGATAAAAAGAGGTATCTTGTTGTGGACACCCCGGGGGTGAACAGTCTTGTTCCCATGAGCGAGGACGAGAGGGTAACGAGGGATATACTTTTGAGTGAAAAGCCATCGGTAGTCCTTCAGGTGGGAGATGCAAAGAATCTTAAAAGGACACTCCTTATAACCATTCAGCTTGCCGAGATGGGGCTCCCTGTTATCCTTGACCTTAACATGGAAGACGAGGCAAGGGACAGGGGAATCAGCATAGACAACAATAAACTCAGGGAATTGCTCGGAGTAGAGGTCGTTGGCACGGTTGCGCCCGAAAAAAAAGGCATAAAGGAGCTGAGAACAGCTATATCAAAAGGAGACTTCCAATCGCCGTCAATTGGTATTAGATACAGCCCTCAAATCGAGCAGTACATAGAGAGACTGGTTTCACTTCTACCACCTGCAAATATATCCAAGAGGTCGATTGCGATAATGGTACTTTCAGGAGACGAGAGCCTCGAGGAATGGCTAAGTGCTAATCTTAAAAACGGCATTATCGATGAGATTGAGGCTATAAGGGATGAGTGCCAGAGGAAGGCAGGCAGGCATTTGGGGCTTATTGTGAATGAAGCACGTCTTAGAAAGGCAGAGGAGATAGTAGGAAAGGTGGTTAAAAAATTTCCTCAGGAAGGAGGTTTTATAGCTTCTTTCATTGGCAGGGTAAGCATGCACCCTCTCTGGGGAACAATGGTTCTCTTAGGAGTGCTTTTTGCTCTTTATGAGTTCGTGGGTGTCTTTGGTGCAGGAACCCTTGTAGGTTTTATGGAGGAGACTGTTTTTGGGGAATATCTTAATCCTGTATTTACAAAGGTCATAGAAACAGTTATACCACTTAGAATCCTAAGGGAAATGCTCATTGGGCAGTATGGACTAATAACAATGGCACTAACATATGCAATAGGCATAATACTTCCGATAACAACGACATTCTTTATAGCATTTGCCGTACTTGAGGACTCAGGCTATCTTCCGAGGCTTGCTATAATGAGTAACAGGGTTTTTAATATGGTGGGCTTAAGCGGAAAGGCGGTTCTTCCTATGGTCTTAGGATTGGGCTGTGGAACAATGGCTGTCATGACAACGAGAATCCTTGAATCCAAAAGGGAAAGGCTGATAGCCACATTTCTTCTTGCATTGGCAGTTCCATGTGCAGCACAGCTTGGCGTCATCTTAGGAATGCTCGGCTCACAATCTATCACTTCTCTTTCTATATGGCTTGGATGCGTGTTCTTTGTGCTGATTGTCTCAGGATACCTTGCCTCTAAGATTGTTCCGGGCGAAAGGTCTGAGTTTTTCCTTGAGATCCCGCCTATCAGAAAGCCAACCCTTTCTAATATCTTAATCAAGACATCGAGCAGGACTATCTGGTATCTCAAGGAGGCAGTGCCGCTTTTTATGCTGGGGACATTTATCCTTTTTTTGCTTGACAAGATGGCTGTCTTAAGAATCATCGAGAGTTTTGCCTCTCCAGTCGTTGTAGGAGTTCTTGGACTGCCTGCCAAAGCGACTGAGGCATTTCTCATAGGATTTCTAAGAAGGGATTATGGTGCAGCTGGGCTTTTTGCCATGTCTGTAGCAGGCATTCTTACACCTCTTCAGGCAGTGGTGAGTCTTGTGACCATAACCCTGTTTATACCGTGTCTTGCACATTTCCTGATGATGGTAAAGGAGATGGGACTCAGGTTTGCACTTTCAGCAATAGCGATAATATTGCCTGTTGCAATCTCCTTTGGAGGGCTTCTTAACTGGGCACTCAGGGCATTCGATGTAAAGATATAGGATATTTTCATGTATGGGCTTTTTATGCAATAATTAAATGTAGGAGGGCTTTATGGAAGAAAAAGAAAAGCCTTGTAGAAGCCACACCCCATCAGGCACAGAAAAGAGCCTTTTTGAGGATGAGGCATTTGAGACTATATGGGAGCTTGCAGAGGCAGGAGATGTAATGCTCGATGATGTCATAGAAGAGGTAGGCTCTAAGGCAGGAATTCTCATGATGCAGGATGACGGCTGGCTCATTATAAAGGACGACAAGGTTTACCTTACTGATGAGGGAAGGGCAAGGGCAAGGGACATCACAAGAAGGCATCTTTTGGCAGAAAGGCTTTTTGCAGATGTCTTAGACCTCAAGGACTATGAGGAGGATGCATGCAGGTTCGAGCATGCCATAAGCCCTGGGGTAGAGGAGGCAATCTGCACCCTCTTAGGTCATCCACCCACATGCCCTCACGGAAGACAGATTCCAAGGGGCAATTGCTGTAAGCTCTATGCAAAGAAGGTTAGTCCTCTTGTCCAAAGTATCTCGGATATAGAGGTTGGTGGAAGTGCAAAGGTCGTCTTTATAAATGCACCTGCAATGGACAGGCTTGCGACAATGGGGCTTGTCCCGGGAGCAGTTGTTAAGCTTCTTCAAAAGAGACCCTCATATGTCCTTAGCATCGATGAAACCACCCTTGCTATTGACGAGGACATAGCCAGAGGGATTTATGTAAAGAGATAAAGAAATGGAAATATAGAATGGAAATAAATGTCTTCAGGGAATATCTAAAAAGTAAAGGGCTCAGGCTTACAGAGGAGAGGAGGGTTATATTTAAAGAGGTCTCCTTGAGAAAGGGACATTTTGACCCTGATGAGCTTTATATCGATATGCGAAGGAAAGGCATTAAGCCCTCAAAGGCATCTGTCTATAGAACCCTTCCACTTCTCGTTTCTGTCGGACTCATAGAGCAGGTCCAAAAGACAGACAAGCATACCCACTATGAGCGAATATCGGGCCATCACGACCATATGTTTTGTATTTCATGCGGGCATGTCATCGAGTTTTATTCAAAGCCCCTCGAGAGGCTTCAGGAAAAGCTCTGTAAGGTAGAGGGATTTCAGAGCATAAGCCACACGCTTGAGATAAAAGGCAGATGTAATAAGTGCAAAACGAAAAGTAAGCCCTAAAGACCATACCTGCCCAGAATCCAGTATAGCCTTATCCTTAAAAGGTCAATGAGCATTTTAGCAGGCTCCTGTATTATTCTTACCTTCGAATCAGGCGAATCAAGCCACCTGATTGGAACCTCTTTTATTTTATAGCCCATCCTTCTGGCAAGGAAAAGTGCCTCCACATCGAAGCTGAAGCCAGCTATAGTGCATTTCTCGAATATCCTTTTTGCAGACTCTGCCTTGAAAAGCTTGAACCCACACTGTGTGTCCTTTATGCCTCTTACAAGGAATCCCCTCACGAATATGTTAAATATCTTGCCCATGTTTTCCCTGTGCCATGGCTGTCTTAGTGCTATCTCGGATTCTTTAAGTCCTCTTGAGCCTATTGCTATGTCAAAGCCTGACTCGATGAATGGGATGAGCTTCTCTATCTCCTCTATTGGGGTTGACATATCAGCGTCGGAGATGAGGATAAGACTGCCTTTTGAGGAGAGTATGCCGTGTTTGACTGCGGAGCCTTTTCCCCTGTTGACTGGATGCTGAATCAGCCTGATATTACTTAATGCAATATTACCCACGATACCTGATGTGCCATCCTTAGAGCCATCGTCAACGACTATTATCTCGAAGTCCCTGAAATTGGCTCTTAGATACTCATAGAGTCTATTCAGCGTGGGCAGGATTCGCAGTTCCTCGTTATATGCAGGTATTACAACGGAAATAGAGTCTTTTTGCATAGTAAGTATTTTATCAGAGTTCTTTACCAAAGTGTTTCATGGTTGCACGATGGGCATTACCTCTATGAAATCGAATGCAGTGGATATAGGAGTCTTCGAGAACTTGGTATTGTCAAGCTCCCATTCCAGTATCATCTCGGATGGCTCTTTTAGATAATCCGAAACCATCTTTCGTAATAAATCGGTTGGCAGACCTCTTGCCCATATTTCGCCAAATTTCTCATCTGTGATAACAGTATCTTCGGGACGAAATTTGACCCTGTTAATGCCGTCTTTAATCGAGTCTTTGGGTAAACGGACAGAATATGTCTTCCAGCCTTCTTCCAATGTTAGACTGCTCAGATAAACATCATTTATAAACACCCTGAGTGCCTTTTTCTTGAGGGTCTCGTGGGGTCTCATGTGGA is part of the Nitrospirota bacterium genome and harbors:
- a CDS encoding rubrerythrin family protein, whose translation is MKEGKTKLKGTKTEKNILTAFAGESQARNRYTYFSSKARQEGFVQIAQIFEEAANHEKEHAKRLFKLLEGGMVEIQASYPAGVIGTTEENLREAAGGEHYEWAEMYPSFAKTAQEEGFEDIAKIFLAIAVSEKQHEKRYLGLLANIKGGKVFKKDKSVTWRCLNCGYLHEGEEAPEVCPACNHKKEYFELLAENW
- a CDS encoding glycosyltransferase family 2 protein; protein product: MQKDSISVVIPAYNEELRILPTLNRLYEYLRANFRDFEIIVVDDGSKDGTSGIVGNIALSNIRLIQHPVNRGKGSAVKHGILSSKGSLILISDADMSTPIEEIEKLIPFIESGFDIAIGSRGLKESEIALRQPWHRENMGKIFNIFVRGFLVRGIKDTQCGFKLFKAESAKRIFEKCTIAGFSFDVEALFLARRMGYKIKEVPIRWLDSPDSKVRIIQEPAKMLIDLLRIRLYWILGRYGL
- a CDS encoding transcriptional repressor encodes the protein MEINVFREYLKSKGLRLTEERRVIFKEVSLRKGHFDPDELYIDMRRKGIKPSKASVYRTLPLLVSVGLIEQVQKTDKHTHYERISGHHDHMFCISCGHVIEFYSKPLERLQEKLCKVEGFQSISHTLEIKGRCNKCKTKSKP
- the feoB gene encoding ferrous iron transport protein B — protein: MHEHRHRHSQKSEGLKRIALVGNPNVGKSVIFGLLTGKYATVSNYPGTTVEVSYGNMSADKKRYLVVDTPGVNSLVPMSEDERVTRDILLSEKPSVVLQVGDAKNLKRTLLITIQLAEMGLPVILDLNMEDEARDRGISIDNNKLRELLGVEVVGTVAPEKKGIKELRTAISKGDFQSPSIGIRYSPQIEQYIERLVSLLPPANISKRSIAIMVLSGDESLEEWLSANLKNGIIDEIEAIRDECQRKAGRHLGLIVNEARLRKAEEIVGKVVKKFPQEGGFIASFIGRVSMHPLWGTMVLLGVLFALYEFVGVFGAGTLVGFMEETVFGEYLNPVFTKVIETVIPLRILREMLIGQYGLITMALTYAIGIILPITTTFFIAFAVLEDSGYLPRLAIMSNRVFNMVGLSGKAVLPMVLGLGCGTMAVMTTRILESKRERLIATFLLALAVPCAAQLGVILGMLGSQSITSLSIWLGCVFFVLIVSGYLASKIVPGERSEFFLEIPPIRKPTLSNILIKTSSRTIWYLKEAVPLFMLGTFILFLLDKMAVLRIIESFASPVVVGVLGLPAKATEAFLIGFLRRDYGAAGLFAMSVAGILTPLQAVVSLVTITLFIPCLAHFLMMVKEMGLRFALSAIAIILPVAISFGGLLNWALRAFDVKI
- a CDS encoding metal-dependent transcriptional regulator: MEEKEKPCRSHTPSGTEKSLFEDEAFETIWELAEAGDVMLDDVIEEVGSKAGILMMQDDGWLIIKDDKVYLTDEGRARARDITRRHLLAERLFADVLDLKDYEEDACRFEHAISPGVEEAICTLLGHPPTCPHGRQIPRGNCCKLYAKKVSPLVQSISDIEVGGSAKVVFINAPAMDRLATMGLVPGAVVKLLQKRPSYVLSIDETTLAIDEDIARGIYVKR